The DNA sequence aacatagaCTCATAAGTCATAATTAAAAGAAGACAAATACATTATTGAAGATTAAGAAACTCAAGATAGTAAAACCCTATTATTTTTGAGAAGCAAAAAACATATACATATAGCATATTAGCATATAGTTTAATTCTCACATGATGATGCATTGACTACCATATGGGTTTTCATAAACTACGCTCTGGGGATACGGTGGACAGTAGTAGCCGGGAGCATAAGACCACGGCGGCGGCCGCGACGGCGACGGCGACGaatcttcttttccttcttttttgtcTTCCTTAATTTCTTCAACCTTTATGATTTGTGCAACGTTGAATTTCTTTCTCAAAGCCTTGGCCAAACAAACTGGATCCACCCCATTTCCAATGACCACCAATTCATCTTTCTCTGCCCCTTCTAACCCTAATGAACTCACACCTGCATGCATGCACAATATTCTTTTGAAACCACAAATATTTTTTCcactatatataaatttatttagcattaattattattaggacaaagtatatatatttttttaaatttgttaaaaagttttaaaaatatttttaagttttattttattttaatattaatttgttCTAGAAGCTTTTGAGTTACATCAAATACACCATggctgatttttttaaaaaaattaggaccAATTCagtaataattttacaaaaacaaccatcaaaataaacaaataaaatatatttgtcATGCATTATTGCtgaataaattctaattttttttaaaatttagctattagaaatatatttaatacaaataaaaaatttttagaacaaaattaaaacaaaataaaatttaaaaatatttttaacaaacttcaaaaataaaatatactttacttttattattaaatatatataaataacggcgagctttaattatttattaataacattatttttattatttatatatgtggGCCATCattgattaattaatataaataaaataacaaatacatATACAAATTCATTTggcttgaatttttatttttataattcacCTTAGGATTTaataaaagaaagtgagaaaataataatgaaaaataaaaaattattatttaatttttattataatcttttatatataaaactctaaaaataaaaaatatctaaaataaaataaaaaatgcaaatgcaaactaaacaaaatttaaatactcgggccaatgagtaatagctcaaatgacatagtctccccatactcaattgaAAAGTTGCgaattcgagtctcctatctttgataaaaaaaaatttaaatacccGGTTCAACCGCCGCAACTTTGaggatcttgcttttgcatttaccaCAACTCCACAAGTAACCCCTTCTGCATTTGTTATTGCATGATACCTTTATAACAATCTTTTGCTGCACCAATTGAAATTCAATTTCaacaataatattaattagtaatatataaaattaaatttccaaGTAactagaacatatatatatatgttagttcAATCCTTTCATATAATCATTAATTAATCACAACTAATCTTACCTCCATACTTGCAATGAATGAAGACCGAATTCGACAAGTGATGAGAAGAACCTAGCTATAGCTAGCTGGAATTTTttccttttataaaaaaatttaagtgctTAATTGAATTGTGATATTGAGAATGTGGTTGGCATTGgtgtattatttaatatttatagagaatagtcaaattaattagcatggactattatacataGTAGTACCTAGTACGTTGTTCTATTAGCTGACTCAAAGGTAAAAGCCAAATCCTAAGAAGATTTAAGAACAACGACtagtatatataattattaattattaattaaggaTGTTGAAAAATCTGAGTCATTTCTCCCTTGCATTGACTATCCTAGCCAAGCAACAACCATATGCTCCAACCATATTTaggtatatttattttgtttaataaaatattattaattttaatatttttgttatgataAGATTTAACTATAAAATCTAATATAgtataaagacttaattaaaaaataataataaaaatttaattaaaaaaaagtaaagtatcgtttttgtccccaacgtttggggtaaattctatttgtgtccctaacgtttaaatcgtcctatttgtattcttaacgtttgtaaaagtgattcaatgttatcctgccgtcaattatacatcatgaacgctttagtttgagttttaaaaatctcttcttaaagttagaatacaaatgtctgggataaaaTCGATGAtttactccgaaaaatagctcatcaaatgttgaaacaacatttacataattcacttttctagggacataattgaatctaaacacaaatagtgggtataatattaaaatcgaacacatgcAAGTGAgatctaattgagaatgaatatatccaagtgagaataattgaaaaatataatctgatttgttagtataattgatagtaggataacattgaatcacttttataaacattaaggatacaaataggacgatttaaacgttaggaacacaaataggacttactccaaacattggggacaaaaacgatactttactcttaaaaaaattgataaacctGAATAAACCAGATCAACCATGTGGACCTTCATCAATACCTAttggaaaaagaaagaataacTTTTTTTTCCCTTCAAATTCTATAttgatttataaataaattaaagatatGTATAACTTGTACTACCATAACTTGGTCCATCAATTTTATTACTTATTAGTTATTAGAAACTCTTTTCATGCAAGTTAACCTAAATATTTTATGGAGATTATTGCTAAATAATAATTCtgcagtttttttttctttttttttttttggtcttgaaTGATTCTACAGTTTTATACTTTAGTTAAGCTCTATGCTATTGTTAGGCTTCAATTTATTATTGGGCTTTACGCCTATGATTAGTATTAATTTTGGGCCATGTCAAATTATTAGGCTGAAACccaccaactaaaaaaaaaattatgaataaagtgtatttctttttgttccctttttccCCTCAATTTATTTCTGCTCATCAcacaattcaaatataaaaaattttaattattttattatgatatatttaataattttattggaaaaaattaattattttgatttcttaaAAGAAAATGATTGTGTAATGCTCTTGTGCCCTATATTTGTAGAAACTAGAAAGCACTAGATAAAACCAATGTGCAAAAAGTGGCCTTAAATTTGGCACAATTAAAATCAACTTCAAAATATTGTGGGGTCATTAAGACCAACATGATTGATTCATTGCTTTTAACGAAAACATGAACCTTTAACTAAGAATTGAAATCACTTTTTGGCTCCTATGCATGCTTCCTTAGTGCTTAAACATTCTACATAGCACTTGCATATATAGTTTGATATCATATGGTATATAACATTATGTTATAACTTATATACACCCATAATCTAAGCCCTTCATCTAATTGACTCCTTTTACTTGCACACAACTTTTGACAAAGTCTAAAGTATAAACCATGTAAAACATATAGAGTCTTAAAGAAGaagtaaataaaaatattgagtCCATTTGATGAACTCTCATTATTTATTCATTGATTATTTTTCTTAAgaggtttttttttctatttacaaAACTTAATCAATTTCACAATTTGCCCCTATTTAAAATTGGCTTAATTActctataaatttttataatttcaccaaattttttattagattttgagTGAATACTCCACTTggccctgacaattatctcgaaaggacaacgaggcccctaAAAATAAAACATCCAATCCAGCTCCTGATCCCTTTTTTTTGGACTGATTAGCccctgtgcaaaaaaaaaaaataatattgacttttttttggcACATGGACTTCGTTGTCCCTTCGAGATAATTATTAGGGGTTaggttgggttttttttttttgtcaaggacctcgttgtctttcgagataattgtcaggggctgttttggatttttctcttagATTTTTATAGGTTAAAAGTTTATAACGAAATTTCtatattagataaa is a window from the Arachis hypogaea cultivar Tifrunner chromosome 17, arahy.Tifrunner.gnm2.J5K5, whole genome shotgun sequence genome containing:
- the LOC140181082 gene encoding heavy metal-associated isoprenylated plant protein 47-like; the encoded protein is MEQKIVIKVSCNNKCRRGYLWSCGKCKSKILKVAAVEPGVSSLGLEGAEKDELVVIGNGVDPVCLAKALRKKFNVAQIIKVEEIKEDKKEGKEDSSPSPSRPPPWSYAPGYYCPPYPQSVVYENPYGSQCIIM